In the genome of Desulfovibrio aminophilus DSM 12254, one region contains:
- a CDS encoding Bug family tripartite tricarboxylate transporter substrate binding protein codes for MMRKFLVLMACVAMAALVPGTARAEYPDKPVTLVAPYSAGGASDLAARALASVAPKYVGQQVMVVNKPGASGITGSAFVAKSKADGYTLLLSRVGGNCLVPAMNANTPFTWNDFTFLGLLEINPFVFVVKADAPYKTLADLVDAVRKNPGKLSFSSNGPFGLLAVGSKMLLDAAGLPVNAANDVPYNGDGDAKVALLGGHVDFLGVNLSSVMDQIKGGQMRALAVTNEIRLPELPDVPTLAEAGYPDLNVLLLGWSGLWAPKDLPADVAAVWTKALQQVKADAEWNKITLSLGSLPRILTPDETEAFVRKQFEVYQAFGKKIGAGKK; via the coding sequence ATGATGCGCAAGTTCCTCGTTCTGATGGCCTGTGTGGCAATGGCGGCATTGGTCCCGGGAACGGCCCGGGCGGAGTACCCCGACAAACCGGTCACCCTGGTGGCCCCCTACAGCGCCGGCGGCGCCTCGGACCTGGCGGCCCGGGCCCTGGCCTCGGTGGCCCCGAAGTACGTGGGCCAGCAGGTCATGGTCGTGAACAAGCCCGGGGCCAGCGGCATCACCGGCTCGGCCTTCGTGGCCAAGTCCAAGGCCGACGGCTACACCCTCCTGCTCTCGCGGGTGGGCGGCAACTGCCTGGTTCCGGCCATGAACGCCAACACTCCGTTCACCTGGAACGACTTCACCTTCCTGGGCCTTCTGGAGATCAACCCCTTCGTCTTCGTGGTCAAGGCCGACGCCCCGTACAAGACCCTGGCCGACCTGGTCGACGCGGTGCGCAAGAACCCCGGCAAGCTGAGCTTCAGCTCCAACGGCCCCTTCGGCCTGCTGGCCGTGGGCTCCAAGATGCTCCTGGACGCCGCCGGGCTGCCGGTGAACGCGGCCAACGACGTGCCCTACAACGGCGACGGCGACGCCAAGGTCGCCCTGCTCGGCGGGCACGTGGACTTCCTGGGCGTGAACCTCTCCTCGGTCATGGACCAGATCAAGGGCGGGCAGATGCGCGCCCTGGCCGTGACGAACGAGATCCGCCTGCCTGAACTGCCGGACGTGCCCACCCTGGCCGAGGCCGGATATCCGGACCTGAACGTCCTCCTGCTCGGCTGGAGCGGCCTCTGGGCTCCCAAGGATCTGCCCGCCGATGTCGCGGCGGTCTGGACCAAGGCCCTGCAGCAGGTCAAGGCCGACGCGGAGTGGAACAAGATCACCCTGAGCCTGGGCTCCCTGCCGCGCATCCTGACCCCGGACGAGACCGAGGCCTTCGTGCGCAAGCAGTTCGAGGTTTATCAGGCCTTCGGCAAGAAGATCGGCGCGGGCAAGAAGTAG
- a CDS encoding tripartite tricarboxylate transporter TctB family protein: protein MSRSTQDIVYGSVVGLGFAAFAAWGIPAWIETPSSVRIAAVSPAFWPEVVAVFLALSGFALAAGGLRRRLAEGARRREAGAASAGWNLNPPFTLAVFLAYYLLIDVIGIVCASALALAVMAVRYGERNRLVLSAVALGLPLALYGFFVWVAKVPMPLGLFG from the coding sequence ATGTCACGAAGCACGCAGGACATCGTCTACGGCAGCGTCGTCGGCCTCGGGTTCGCCGCCTTCGCCGCCTGGGGCATCCCGGCCTGGATCGAGACGCCCTCCAGCGTGAGGATCGCGGCGGTCTCCCCGGCCTTCTGGCCCGAGGTCGTGGCGGTTTTCCTGGCCCTTTCCGGGTTCGCCCTGGCCGCCGGGGGCCTCCGCCGCCGCCTGGCCGAGGGGGCCCGCCGCCGGGAGGCGGGCGCCGCGTCCGCGGGGTGGAACCTCAATCCGCCGTTCACCCTGGCGGTTTTCCTGGCCTACTATCTGCTCATCGACGTCATCGGCATCGTCTGCGCCTCGGCCCTGGCCCTGGCCGTCATGGCCGTGCGGTACGGCGAGCGCAATCGGCTGGTCCTGTCCGCCGTGGCCCTGGGTCTGCCCCTGGCGCTCTACGGCTTTTTCGTCTGGGTGGCCAAGGTGCCCATGCCGCTCGGCCTGTTCGGCTGA